One Mycolicibacterium parafortuitum DNA segment encodes these proteins:
- a CDS encoding exodeoxyribonuclease VII small subunit, which yields MKPISQLGYEQARDELIDVVEQLEHGGLDLDSSLKLWERGEQLAKRCEEHLAGARERVEKALASNAEEDV from the coding sequence GTGAAGCCTATTAGTCAACTCGGATACGAACAGGCGCGCGACGAACTGATCGATGTCGTGGAGCAGCTTGAGCACGGTGGCCTCGACCTCGATTCGTCGCTGAAACTCTGGGAAAGAGGTGAACAGCTGGCGAAACGGTGTGAGGAGCACTTAGCCGGCGCTCGCGAGCGGGTCGAGAAGGCACTGGCCTCCAATGCCGAAGAGGACGTGTGA
- a CDS encoding SDR family NAD(P)-dependent oxidoreductase produces MNFAGKQAVVTGGGSGIGAALCRALDDAGAHVVCTDIDELAANRVVATLSPRARAARLDVTDGAAVQQAVDDVVARTGRLDLMFNNAGIVWGGETELLTLDQWNAIIDINIRGVVHGVAAAYPQMLRQGHGHIVNTASMAGLAAAGHLTSYVATKHAVVGLSMALRSEAVPRGVGVLAVCPAAVETPILDKGAVGSFAGRDFFLRNQGGRAYDPDRLAADVLRAIERNKAIVVKPAVAHAQWVLSRMAPVMLNRLAMKFLSTQSPPRVNTG; encoded by the coding sequence GTGAACTTCGCGGGCAAGCAGGCGGTCGTCACCGGTGGCGGGTCGGGCATCGGCGCGGCGCTGTGCCGCGCCCTCGACGATGCGGGTGCGCACGTGGTCTGCACCGACATCGACGAACTCGCCGCGAACCGGGTGGTGGCCACGCTCAGTCCGCGGGCCCGCGCGGCGCGGTTGGACGTCACCGACGGCGCAGCCGTGCAGCAGGCGGTCGACGACGTCGTCGCGCGCACCGGGCGGCTGGACCTGATGTTCAACAACGCCGGGATCGTCTGGGGCGGTGAGACCGAACTGCTCACCCTCGACCAGTGGAACGCGATCATCGACATCAACATCCGCGGCGTCGTGCACGGCGTCGCGGCCGCATATCCGCAGATGCTGCGGCAGGGCCACGGTCACATCGTCAACACCGCGTCGATGGCCGGCCTCGCCGCCGCGGGGCACCTGACGAGTTACGTGGCCACCAAGCACGCGGTGGTGGGGCTGTCGATGGCGCTGCGGTCGGAGGCCGTCCCGCGCGGGGTCGGTGTGCTGGCCGTGTGCCCGGCCGCCGTCGAGACCCCGATCCTCGACAAGGGTGCGGTCGGGTCGTTCGCCGGGCGCGACTTCTTCCTCCGCAACCAGGGCGGCCGGGCCTACGACCCGGACCGGCTCGCCGCCGACGTGTTGCGCGCGATCGAACGCAACAAGGCGATCGTGGTCAAACCCGCTGTGGCGCATGCGCAATGGGTGCTGTCACGGATGGCGCCGGTGATGCTGAACCGGCTGGCGATGAAGTTCTTGTCGACACAGAGTCCTCCACGGGTCAACACCGGATAG
- a CDS encoding 4-hydroxy-3-methylbut-2-enyl diphosphate reductase, giving the protein MPPTVNMGIPGAASSVAERTAGKRVLLAEPRGYCAGVDRAVETVERALEKHGAPVYVRHEIVHNRYVVDTLAKAGAVFVEQTDEVPEGAIVVFSAHGVAPWVHEEAAARNLQTIDATCPLVTKVHNEAKRFARDDYDILLVGHEGHEEVVGTAGEAPDHVQVVDNPDAVDKVTVRDPNKVIWLSQTTLSVDETMETVRRLREKFPTLQDPPSDDICYATQNRQVAVKAMAPECELVIVVGSKNSSNSVRLVEVALGAGSAAAHLVDYAEDIDPAWFSGVTTVGVTSGASVPEILVRGVLDRLADYGYDTVQPVTTANETLVFALPREIRPARA; this is encoded by the coding sequence ATGCCGCCGACTGTCAACATGGGCATCCCTGGTGCCGCGAGCTCAGTAGCCGAACGGACGGCAGGTAAACGAGTTCTTCTCGCCGAACCGCGCGGCTACTGCGCCGGCGTGGACCGCGCCGTGGAGACCGTCGAACGCGCCTTGGAGAAGCACGGCGCCCCTGTTTACGTCCGGCACGAGATCGTGCACAACCGCTACGTCGTCGACACGCTGGCCAAGGCCGGTGCGGTGTTCGTCGAGCAGACCGACGAGGTCCCGGAGGGGGCCATCGTGGTGTTCTCCGCGCACGGTGTCGCGCCCTGGGTGCACGAGGAGGCGGCTGCACGCAATCTGCAGACCATCGACGCCACCTGCCCGTTGGTGACCAAGGTGCACAACGAGGCCAAGCGCTTCGCCCGCGACGACTACGACATCCTGCTCGTCGGCCACGAGGGCCACGAGGAGGTCGTCGGGACCGCCGGTGAGGCGCCCGACCACGTCCAGGTCGTCGACAACCCCGACGCCGTCGACAAGGTCACCGTGCGCGACCCGAACAAGGTGATCTGGCTGTCGCAGACCACGCTGAGCGTCGACGAGACGATGGAGACGGTGCGCCGGCTCCGCGAGAAGTTCCCGACGCTGCAGGACCCGCCCAGCGACGACATCTGCTACGCGACCCAGAACCGTCAGGTCGCGGTCAAGGCGATGGCGCCGGAGTGCGAGCTGGTGATCGTCGTCGGATCGAAGAACTCGTCGAACTCGGTGCGCCTCGTCGAGGTCGCGCTCGGCGCCGGTTCCGCCGCCGCACACCTGGTCGACTACGCCGAGGACATCGACCCGGCCTGGTTCTCCGGGGTCACCACGGTCGGCGTCACCTCCGGGGCCTCGGTGCCCGAGATCCTGGTGCGCGGGGTGCTGGACCGGCTGGCCGACTACGGCTACGACACCGTGCAACCGGTGACCACCGCCAACGAGACGCTCGTCTTCGCCCTGCCGCGGGAGATCCGCCCGGCGCGCGCGTGA
- a CDS encoding SDR family NAD(P)-dependent oxidoreductase — protein MSNSNDRTAVIVGGASGIGWASAQALARQGCLVTIADLNADGARERAAELGPGHSAAAVDVTDEDSVQRLFDGIGALDIAVNCAGFSNVGLITEMPAADFRAVIDVCLNGAFIITKHAGRQLRAGGSLVHISSLNGRQPAAGMSAYCAAKAGLSMLTQVAALEMGPRGIRVNAVAPGFVHTPLTAAAAAVPGVVEDYVDNTALGRAGSPEDIAEAVVYLCSPGSSWLTGEVLDINGGAHLKRYPDVMGHVMRLMEPSA, from the coding sequence ATGAGCAACAGTAACGACCGGACGGCGGTCATCGTCGGCGGAGCCTCGGGCATCGGCTGGGCGAGCGCCCAGGCGCTGGCCCGGCAGGGCTGCCTCGTCACGATCGCCGACCTGAACGCCGACGGCGCTCGGGAACGCGCGGCCGAGCTGGGCCCGGGCCACTCCGCCGCCGCCGTCGACGTCACCGACGAAGACTCGGTGCAACGGCTCTTCGACGGGATCGGCGCGCTCGACATCGCGGTCAACTGCGCTGGATTCAGCAACGTCGGGCTGATCACCGAGATGCCCGCCGCCGACTTCCGCGCCGTCATCGACGTGTGCCTCAACGGTGCGTTCATCATCACCAAACACGCCGGCAGGCAGCTGCGCGCCGGCGGCTCGCTGGTGCACATCAGCTCGCTCAACGGCCGCCAGCCCGCCGCGGGGATGAGCGCATACTGCGCGGCCAAGGCCGGCCTGTCGATGCTCACCCAGGTCGCCGCGCTGGAGATGGGGCCGCGCGGCATCAGGGTCAACGCCGTGGCGCCCGGCTTCGTACACACCCCGCTGACCGCCGCGGCGGCCGCGGTACCCGGTGTGGTCGAGGACTACGTGGACAACACCGCGCTCGGCCGCGCCGGCAGCCCGGAGGACATCGCCGAGGCCGTCGTCTACCTGTGCTCGCCCGGGTCGTCGTGGCTGACCGGTGAGGTGCTCGACATCAACGGCGGCGCCCATCTGAAGCGCTATCCGGACGTGATGGGCCACGTGATGCGGTTGATGGAGCCCTCCGCGTGA
- a CDS encoding SRPBCC family protein, which yields MTELKRSESISVAVPPEQLYALVSDVTRTGEWSPVCKSCWWDEGAGPHVGAVFTGRNETPERTWETRCRVVAAEPGRQFAWEVNDGWVRWGYTLEADGDGTLLTEHWEFLPKGIEGFRERFGDTAQAEITKRSDAARDGIPATLAAIKAVAEAH from the coding sequence ATGACCGAGTTGAAGCGATCCGAGTCGATTTCCGTGGCCGTTCCGCCCGAGCAGCTTTACGCCCTCGTGTCCGATGTGACCCGGACAGGGGAGTGGAGCCCGGTGTGCAAGTCCTGCTGGTGGGACGAGGGTGCGGGGCCGCACGTCGGGGCCGTTTTCACCGGACGCAACGAAACACCGGAGCGCACCTGGGAGACCCGCTGCCGAGTCGTCGCCGCAGAGCCCGGTCGCCAGTTTGCGTGGGAGGTCAACGACGGGTGGGTGCGCTGGGGTTACACGCTCGAAGCCGACGGTGACGGCACATTGCTGACTGAGCATTGGGAGTTTCTGCCCAAGGGCATCGAGGGTTTCCGTGAACGTTTCGGCGATACCGCGCAGGCGGAGATCACCAAACGCAGCGACGCTGCCCGCGACGGGATCCCGGCCACGCTCGCGGCGATCAAGGCAGTCGCCGAAGCGCACTGA
- a CDS encoding lipid droplet-associated protein, with protein MSTAPYGVRLLVGAAVTAIEETRKLPQTILMYPMTIASQIAQLVMKMQQDVAELVIKGDETLESIFPPKDEQPEWATFDEDLDSGGSHNTDDADLGDVVDLPVRDGERLTEGRFALFSGDPDIAKAESVTEPPATAPDAPDIAAEIEYDSLTLAQLRARLTSLRVPDLEALLAYEESTKARAPYQTLLANRITRASAK; from the coding sequence ATGTCAACTGCACCGTATGGCGTCCGGCTGCTCGTAGGTGCGGCAGTGACCGCCATCGAGGAGACCCGCAAGCTCCCCCAGACCATCCTGATGTACCCGATGACGATCGCCAGCCAGATCGCCCAGCTTGTCATGAAGATGCAGCAGGACGTCGCGGAGTTGGTGATCAAGGGCGACGAGACGCTGGAGTCGATCTTCCCGCCCAAGGACGAACAACCGGAGTGGGCGACGTTCGACGAGGATCTTGACTCCGGGGGCAGCCACAACACGGACGACGCGGATCTCGGGGACGTCGTCGATCTCCCCGTGCGCGACGGGGAGCGGCTGACCGAGGGACGGTTCGCGCTGTTCAGCGGTGATCCCGACATCGCGAAGGCCGAATCGGTGACGGAGCCGCCGGCGACCGCACCGGATGCCCCGGACATCGCGGCCGAGATCGAATACGACTCGCTGACCCTGGCCCAGCTGCGGGCCCGGCTGACGTCGCTGCGCGTGCCGGATCTGGAGGCGCTGCTCGCCTACGAGGAGTCCACGAAGGCGCGCGCGCCGTACCAGACGCTGCTGGCCAACAGGATCACGCGCGCGTCGGCGAAGTGA
- a CDS encoding AI-2E family transporter codes for MRDDFTVTQKRALAVLTVLALAFAAYFLRGYLLLIAVAAVLAYLFRPLYRRLRGRLNVGLSATITLLAAIATVALPLSGVVFLAFLQISQMVTGIGHWVEETDFTALAHRLLNSANELLARVPFVDFTLTPESVRDAMTTVGQKGGELALSFARESAGSIVSTVTGLIIFLYVFLALLTNGPKVVELFRDLNPLGEEVADIYLAKVGAMVKATVQGQFIIAVCQGVAGAASLYIAGLHDGFFMFVIFLTVLSFIPLGGGIVTIPAGIVMVVFGNTVGGIFVVLFHLLVVTNIDNVLRPFLVPRSAHLQPALMLLAVFAGLQMFGFWGIVLGPVLMIVIVTTISVYRVVYRDAPMESITGTGGEPEDDAAAREVPWWRRILPGRPKQSSDAAKPAAR; via the coding sequence ATGAGGGACGACTTCACCGTCACGCAGAAGCGTGCGCTGGCGGTGCTGACGGTGCTCGCCCTCGCCTTCGCCGCGTACTTCCTGCGTGGCTACCTGCTGTTGATCGCGGTGGCCGCCGTGCTGGCCTACCTGTTCCGGCCGCTGTACCGACGGCTGCGCGGCCGGCTCAACGTGGGCCTGTCCGCGACCATCACGCTGCTGGCCGCGATCGCGACGGTGGCGCTGCCACTGTCCGGTGTGGTGTTCCTGGCCTTCCTGCAGATCAGCCAGATGGTCACCGGAATCGGCCACTGGGTCGAGGAGACCGACTTCACCGCGCTGGCGCATCGGCTGCTGAACTCGGCCAACGAACTGCTGGCCCGGGTCCCGTTCGTCGACTTCACGCTGACGCCCGAGTCGGTGCGCGACGCGATGACGACGGTCGGCCAGAAGGGCGGGGAACTCGCGCTGAGCTTCGCGCGGGAGTCGGCGGGCAGCATCGTCTCGACGGTGACCGGCCTGATCATCTTCCTCTACGTGTTCCTGGCGCTGCTGACCAACGGCCCCAAGGTCGTCGAGTTGTTCCGCGACCTGAACCCGCTCGGCGAGGAGGTCGCCGACATCTACCTGGCCAAGGTCGGCGCGATGGTCAAGGCCACCGTCCAGGGGCAGTTCATCATCGCGGTCTGCCAGGGCGTCGCTGGGGCGGCCTCGCTCTACATCGCCGGCCTGCACGACGGCTTCTTCATGTTCGTGATCTTCCTGACCGTGCTGTCGTTCATCCCGCTGGGCGGCGGGATCGTCACCATTCCGGCGGGCATCGTCATGGTGGTGTTCGGCAACACGGTGGGCGGCATCTTCGTGGTGCTGTTCCATCTGCTCGTGGTGACGAACATCGACAATGTGCTGCGGCCGTTCCTGGTCCCCCGCAGCGCGCATCTGCAGCCGGCGCTGATGCTGCTCGCGGTCTTCGCCGGGCTGCAGATGTTCGGGTTCTGGGGCATCGTGCTGGGACCGGTGCTGATGATCGTGATCGTGACGACGATCAGCGTCTACCGGGTGGTGTACCGGGACGCGCCGATGGAGTCGATCACCGGTACCGGCGGGGAACCCGAGGACGACGCCGCCGCCCGGGAGGTCCCGTGGTGGCGCCGGATCCTGCCCGGACGTCCGAAGCAGTCCTCCGACGCCGCTAAACCAGCCGCTCGGTGA
- the xseA gene encoding exodeoxyribonuclease VII large subunit, with protein sequence MTSARADGDPGQSADNPFPVRGVAIRVAGWIDKLGAVWVEGQIAQLTLRPNSNTAFITLRDPAADMSLSLTCPRDLVVNAPVKMTDGTQVIVYGKPNFYTGRGTFSLRVSEIRAVGIGELLARIERLRRLLDAEGLFDPRLKRPIPFLPGTIGLITGRASAAEHDIMAVASSRWPAVRFAVRNTVVQGPNAVPQIVEALRALDADPEVDVIVLARGGGSVEDLLPFSDETLCREISRCTTPVVSAIGHEPDNPLCDLVADLRAATPTDAAKRIVPDTAAEQALISDLRRRSARALRNWVNREAHVVAQLRSRPVLARPLAAIDARADEVHRARAAARRDITRLLTRESERIGHLSARLATLGPAATLARGYAVVQTIPDSGEPQILGSVADAPAGTRLRVRVGDGAITATSEGEQ encoded by the coding sequence GTGACCTCGGCGAGGGCGGACGGCGACCCCGGACAATCGGCGGACAACCCGTTTCCGGTCCGCGGGGTGGCCATCCGCGTGGCCGGATGGATCGACAAGCTCGGCGCGGTGTGGGTCGAGGGCCAGATCGCCCAGCTGACGCTGCGCCCGAACTCCAACACCGCGTTCATCACCCTTCGGGATCCGGCGGCCGACATGTCGCTGTCGCTGACATGTCCGCGCGACCTGGTCGTCAACGCGCCGGTGAAGATGACCGACGGCACCCAGGTGATCGTCTACGGCAAGCCGAACTTCTACACCGGCCGCGGCACGTTCTCGCTGCGGGTCAGTGAGATCCGCGCGGTCGGGATCGGCGAACTGCTGGCCCGCATCGAGCGGCTGCGCCGCCTGCTCGATGCCGAAGGGCTGTTCGACCCCCGGCTGAAGCGGCCCATCCCGTTCCTGCCGGGCACCATCGGCTTGATCACCGGCCGCGCCTCGGCAGCCGAGCACGACATCATGGCCGTCGCATCCAGCAGATGGCCCGCCGTGCGGTTCGCGGTGCGCAACACCGTGGTGCAGGGGCCCAACGCGGTCCCCCAGATCGTCGAGGCCCTGCGCGCGCTCGACGCCGACCCGGAGGTCGACGTGATCGTGCTGGCGCGTGGCGGCGGCAGCGTCGAGGATCTGCTGCCGTTCTCCGACGAGACGCTGTGCCGTGAGATCTCCCGGTGCACCACGCCGGTGGTCAGCGCGATCGGACACGAACCGGACAATCCGCTGTGTGACCTGGTGGCCGACCTGCGCGCGGCGACGCCGACCGACGCGGCGAAGCGGATCGTGCCCGACACCGCCGCCGAGCAGGCGCTGATCTCGGATCTGCGGCGCCGCAGCGCCCGCGCGCTGCGCAACTGGGTGAACCGTGAGGCGCACGTCGTCGCGCAGCTGCGCAGCCGGCCGGTGCTGGCCCGGCCGCTCGCGGCCATCGACGCCCGCGCCGACGAGGTGCACCGCGCCCGCGCCGCGGCCCGGCGCGACATCACCCGGCTGTTGACGAGGGAATCGGAGCGCATCGGGCACCTGTCGGCACGGCTGGCGACACTGGGTCCCGCGGCGACGCTGGCCCGGGGTTACGCGGTGGTGCAGACGATCCCGGACTCCGGTGAACCACAGATCCTCGGGTCGGTCGCCGACGCCCCGGCGGGCACCAGGCTGCGGGTGCGGGTCGGCGACGGCGCGATCACAGCGACGAGCGAGGGGGAACAGTGA
- a CDS encoding putative bifunctional diguanylate cyclase/phosphodiesterase, whose amino-acid sequence MLTGVLAVALAVGQGRGWLHLVDDLLIVALSSFTAACAVMAAKSAEGRQRRAWATMGAAIGAWALADLIWLICEHVLHIDPYPSPADVFYLAFCVLAIPAVLGLAQFDVWSRRQATLRIALDGLTVALCSFLLAWIFALHQVFDTYRDDTFALGLAVFYPVADIVILAVAVAVLARVDATHRAVPALLVLGFALMTVTDSAFAYAVAAGSYQTGSFIDLGWAGALVAICVASVLSRGDSPPRLPSVLVPSNTALWAPYVPLLLAGTIGPLMVMTGLLRYLVPVIVVAVCLRQMVAAWENRQLLRAAAEQAFRDPLTGLANQTLFYDRLAHALMLSSRHGHRVAVVFLDLDDFKLVNDSVGHLEADGLLVKVGQRIAGCARAGDTVARMRGDEFALLLEGEHDDSQLIAEHVVDAFDEPFLVHGEQILLRPSVGVAAAATREAQIAPHTLVGRTETAMRTAKRSRSSRVHVFDASCESAEPDIVAPQSVSVQNWPDGAAKIRLLGELRRALDDDEFRMVYQPKVDLRSGQIVGVEALLRWLHPRLGLLGPDAFLPLVRQHGLMRPVTDTVLDKVFGDAARWISGGVPMPVAVNLFAPILRDAGLPTALGQALGRRGLPAELLTLEITEDLVLHDFDVVTGVLAQLRGFGIRVAIDDFGSGFSALSYLRELRVDEIKLDRHFISTVTSDPRTAAVVRAVIDLTHDLGSVVVAEGVEDAATVAWLRDANCDVAQGYFFGRPIEAAAVPELVGLPAEHL is encoded by the coding sequence GTGCTCACGGGCGTACTGGCGGTGGCGCTGGCTGTCGGCCAGGGCCGAGGGTGGCTGCATCTGGTAGACGACCTCCTCATCGTGGCCCTGTCCAGTTTCACCGCGGCGTGTGCGGTGATGGCGGCAAAATCCGCGGAGGGTCGGCAGCGCCGCGCGTGGGCCACCATGGGGGCCGCGATCGGTGCCTGGGCGCTCGCGGACCTGATCTGGCTGATTTGCGAACACGTACTGCACATCGATCCGTATCCGTCCCCGGCGGACGTCTTCTATCTGGCCTTCTGCGTCCTCGCGATCCCGGCGGTGCTGGGCCTGGCGCAGTTCGACGTGTGGTCCCGGCGCCAGGCCACGTTGCGGATCGCGCTGGACGGCCTCACCGTCGCGTTGTGCTCATTCCTGTTGGCATGGATCTTCGCGCTGCATCAGGTGTTCGACACATATCGCGACGACACGTTCGCGCTCGGGCTCGCGGTCTTCTATCCCGTCGCCGACATCGTGATCCTCGCGGTGGCCGTCGCGGTGCTGGCCCGTGTCGACGCGACCCACCGTGCGGTGCCTGCGCTGTTGGTGCTCGGGTTCGCCCTGATGACCGTTACCGACAGCGCGTTTGCCTATGCCGTCGCGGCGGGCAGCTATCAGACGGGCAGCTTCATCGATCTGGGCTGGGCCGGGGCGCTCGTCGCGATCTGCGTCGCGTCGGTGCTCAGCCGCGGAGATTCGCCTCCGCGGTTGCCGAGCGTGCTGGTGCCGTCGAACACCGCGCTGTGGGCGCCGTACGTACCGCTGCTGTTGGCGGGGACGATCGGGCCGCTGATGGTCATGACGGGTCTGTTGCGCTACCTCGTCCCTGTCATCGTCGTCGCGGTGTGTCTGCGGCAGATGGTCGCGGCATGGGAGAACCGGCAGCTGTTGCGGGCCGCCGCCGAGCAGGCTTTCCGCGACCCGCTGACCGGACTGGCGAACCAGACGTTGTTCTACGACCGGCTGGCGCACGCGTTGATGCTGAGCTCCCGCCACGGACACCGGGTCGCGGTGGTGTTCCTCGACCTCGACGACTTCAAGCTGGTCAACGACAGCGTCGGCCATCTCGAAGCGGACGGGCTGCTGGTCAAGGTCGGGCAACGGATCGCCGGCTGCGCGCGCGCCGGTGACACGGTCGCCCGGATGCGGGGCGACGAATTCGCGCTGCTGCTCGAAGGCGAGCACGACGATTCGCAGCTGATCGCCGAACACGTCGTCGACGCGTTCGACGAACCCTTCCTGGTGCACGGGGAACAGATCCTGTTGCGCCCCAGCGTCGGGGTCGCGGCGGCCGCGACGCGGGAGGCGCAGATCGCGCCGCACACGTTGGTCGGCCGCACCGAGACCGCGATGCGGACGGCTAAGCGGTCCCGGTCCTCGCGGGTGCACGTCTTCGATGCCTCCTGCGAGTCTGCCGAGCCGGATATCGTTGCACCCCAAAGCGTTTCGGTGCAGAACTGGCCCGACGGCGCGGCCAAGATCCGGTTGCTGGGGGAGTTGCGCCGCGCCCTCGACGACGACGAATTCCGCATGGTGTACCAACCCAAGGTGGACCTGCGTTCCGGGCAGATCGTCGGGGTCGAGGCGCTGCTGCGGTGGCTGCACCCCAGGCTGGGGTTGCTGGGCCCGGATGCCTTCCTGCCTCTGGTCCGTCAGCACGGACTGATGCGCCCGGTCACCGACACGGTGCTCGACAAGGTTTTCGGTGATGCGGCACGGTGGATCTCCGGCGGGGTACCGATGCCGGTGGCGGTCAACCTGTTCGCCCCGATCCTGCGGGACGCCGGACTGCCGACTGCTCTGGGCCAGGCGCTGGGGCGTCGGGGTCTGCCTGCGGAACTGCTGACCTTGGAGATCACCGAGGATCTCGTCCTGCACGACTTCGACGTGGTGACCGGGGTGCTCGCCCAGTTGCGCGGCTTCGGCATCCGGGTGGCCATCGACGATTTCGGCAGCGGCTTCTCGGCGCTGTCCTATCTGCGCGAACTGCGGGTCGACGAGATCAAGCTGGACCGCCATTTCATCTCGACGGTGACGAGTGACCCGCGCACCGCGGCAGTGGTCCGTGCCGTCATCGACCTCACCCACGACCTGGGCAGCGTCGTGGTGGCCGAGGGAGTCGAGGACGCGGCCACCGTCGCGTGGCTTCGGGACGCCAACTGCGATGTCGCCCAGGGTTACTTCTTCGGCAGGCCGATCGAGGCGGCCGCCGTCCCGGAGCTGGTCGGTCTGCCCGCCGAGCACCTCTGA
- a CDS encoding 3-beta-hydroxysteroid dehydrogenase — MGDASLRTELGHVLVTGGSGFVGANLVTELLKRGLRVRSFDRVPSPMPEHPRLEVSVGDITNPDDVARAVGTGADTVDTVFHTAAVIDLMGGASVTEEYRQRSFAVNVTGTENLVRAAQKAGTKRFVYTASNSVVMGGQRIAGGDETLPYTQRFNDLYTETKVVAEKFVLSQNGVSGLLTCSIRPSGIWGRGDQTMFRKVFESVLAGHVKVLVGSKNVKLDNSYVHNLVHGFILAAEHLVEGGTAPGQAYFINDGEPINMFEFSRPVVEACGQPWPSLWMPGRLVWAAMMAWQFLHFKFGLPKPLLEPLAVERLYLDNYFSIAKAERDLGYRPLFTTEQALAQCTPYYVELFERMKAETGVPAVQAAAPVPPKG; from the coding sequence ATGGGTGATGCCTCGCTGCGCACAGAACTCGGCCACGTGCTGGTCACCGGCGGCTCCGGGTTTGTCGGCGCCAACCTGGTCACCGAACTCCTGAAGCGGGGCCTGCGGGTGCGCTCGTTCGACCGGGTTCCGTCACCGATGCCGGAACACCCTCGGCTTGAGGTGTCCGTCGGCGACATCACGAACCCCGACGACGTCGCCCGTGCGGTGGGCACCGGCGCAGACACGGTCGACACCGTGTTCCACACCGCCGCGGTCATCGACCTGATGGGCGGCGCGTCGGTCACCGAGGAGTACCGGCAGCGCAGCTTCGCGGTGAACGTCACCGGGACCGAGAACCTGGTGCGGGCCGCGCAGAAGGCAGGCACCAAACGCTTCGTCTACACCGCGTCCAACAGTGTGGTGATGGGCGGGCAGCGCATCGCCGGCGGAGACGAAACCCTGCCGTACACCCAGCGTTTCAACGATCTCTACACCGAGACCAAGGTGGTCGCCGAGAAGTTCGTGCTGTCGCAGAACGGGGTCTCGGGCTTGCTGACCTGCTCGATCCGGCCCAGCGGGATCTGGGGCCGGGGCGACCAGACCATGTTCCGCAAGGTCTTCGAGAGCGTGCTGGCCGGTCACGTGAAGGTGCTGGTCGGCAGCAAGAACGTCAAGCTCGACAACTCCTACGTGCACAACCTGGTGCACGGCTTCATCCTGGCCGCCGAGCACCTCGTCGAGGGCGGGACCGCACCGGGCCAGGCGTACTTCATCAACGACGGCGAGCCGATCAACATGTTCGAGTTCTCCCGGCCGGTGGTGGAGGCCTGCGGCCAACCGTGGCCGTCGCTGTGGATGCCCGGCCGGCTGGTGTGGGCGGCGATGATGGCCTGGCAGTTCCTGCACTTCAAGTTCGGGCTACCCAAGCCGCTGCTGGAACCGCTTGCGGTGGAACGCCTTTACCTGGACAACTACTTCTCCATCGCGAAGGCCGAACGCGATCTGGGCTACCGGCCGCTGTTCACCACCGAACAGGCGCTGGCGCAGTGCACGCCGTACTACGTCGAGTTGTTCGAGCGGATGAAGGCCGAGACCGGCGTCCCGGCAGTGCAGGCCGCCGCCCCGGTCCCGCCGAAGGGCTGA
- a CDS encoding alpha/beta fold hydrolase codes for MPEFRFTEHAGARLRYLDSGGDDLGAPVVFVPGFTCVADDYTEVLPVLGRRAVVVELRGHGHSHARSGPFDSDTLAGDVGAVVDDVTDGPVHVMTFSRGTPYALLWALANPDRVRSVSIGDYVPQEIALSDDIVTRLLEGRWRGTPVGERVDRAAGFATIRAARTQSLWEPLACRQPPLLVVRSPNAPIVDDAAWARYRADFPAAKLHEFVDSPHDIFRPDRGRYPRLVREHIDAADDAADGRSASATERRTIES; via the coding sequence ATGCCGGAGTTTCGCTTCACCGAGCACGCCGGCGCGCGCCTGCGTTACCTGGACTCCGGCGGTGACGACCTCGGGGCACCCGTGGTGTTCGTGCCCGGGTTCACCTGTGTCGCCGACGATTACACCGAGGTCCTGCCTGTCCTGGGCCGGCGGGCTGTCGTCGTCGAACTGCGGGGCCACGGCCACAGCCATGCGCGGTCCGGACCGTTCGACTCGGACACCCTCGCCGGCGATGTCGGCGCCGTGGTCGACGACGTCACCGACGGCCCGGTGCACGTGATGACGTTCTCGCGCGGGACCCCGTACGCGCTGCTGTGGGCCCTGGCCAACCCGGACCGGGTGCGCTCGGTGTCGATCGGCGACTACGTACCGCAGGAGATCGCACTGTCCGACGACATCGTCACCCGCCTGCTCGAGGGGCGCTGGCGCGGCACGCCGGTCGGTGAGCGGGTCGACCGCGCGGCCGGATTCGCGACGATCCGCGCCGCGAGAACACAGTCGTTGTGGGAGCCGCTGGCGTGCCGGCAGCCACCGCTGCTGGTGGTCCGCAGCCCGAACGCGCCGATCGTCGACGACGCGGCGTGGGCGCGCTACCGCGCGGACTTCCCCGCCGCGAAGCTGCACGAATTCGTCGACTCACCGCACGACATCTTCCGGCCGGACCGCGGCCGGTACCCGCGACTGGTCCGCGAGCACATCGACGCGGCGGATGACGCGGCGGATGGCCGTAGCGCGTCGGCGACCGAGAGGAGGACGATCGAGTCATGA